The following are encoded in a window of Alosa sapidissima isolate fAloSap1 chromosome 10, fAloSap1.pri, whole genome shotgun sequence genomic DNA:
- the rxrbb gene encoding retinoic acid receptor RXR-beta-B, translating to MSSHPHTTAADSSPVSSLDSPLSVTSSSLGSPGGPATPSASCGPLSNPEINSSVSISGLHAVSSSDDVKPPFGLKSLSGHSPGPMLSQKRMCVICGDRSSGKHYGVHSCEGCKGFFKRTVRKDLSYTCRDNKDCVVDKRQRNRCQYCRYQKCLATGMKREAVQEERQRSREREGELEYSRAVNEEMPVEQILEAEMAAERKTAHTDGSGTGSASDPVTNICHAADKQLYALVEWAKRIPHFSELPLDDQVILLRAGWNELLIASFSHRSVGVKDGILLATDLHVSRETAHTAGVETIFDRESAHSAEVGAILDRVLTELVSKMRDMQMDKTELGCLRAIVLFNPDAKGLTSTSEVELLRERVYASLEAYCKQKYPEQQGRFAKLLLRLPALRSIGLKCLEHLFFFKLIGDTPIETFLMEMLEAPHRLP from the exons ATGAGCTCCCACCCGCATACCACTGCGGCAGACAGCAGCCCTGTCAGCTCCCTGGATTCTCCCCTCTCTGTTACAAGTTCATCACTTGGCTCACCTGGTGGCCCAGCAACACCTTCAGCGAGCTGTGGACCCTTAAGTAACCCTGAG ATAAACTCTTCAGTGTCCATCTCAGGGCTGCATGCAGTAAGCAGCTCTGATGATGTTAAGCCTCCATTTGGCCTAAAGTCTCTGTCAGGCCACAGCCCTGGGCCTATGCTATCCCAGAAACGGATGTGTGTCATCTGTGGAGACCGATCTTCAG GCAAACACTATGGGGTGCACAGCTGTGAGGGATGTAAGGGCTTTTTCAAGCGCACTGTTCGAAAGGACCTGAGCTACACCTGCCGGGACAACAAGGATTGTGTGGTGGACAAGCGTCAGCGCAACCGCTGCCAGTACTGCCGCTACCAGAAGTGCCTGGCCACGGGCATGAAGAGAGAAG CTGTCCAGGAGGAGAGGCAGCGCAGTAGGGAGCGGGAGGGGGAGCTGGAGTACAGCCGCGCCGTCAACGAGGAGATGCCGGTAGAACAGATTTTAGAGGCTGAGATGGCAGCCGAACGCAAGACGGCTCACACCGACGGCTCAGGTACCGGCTCG GCCAGCGATCCGGTCACCAACATCTGCCACGCTGCAGACAAGCAGCTCTACGCTCTTGTGGAGTGGGCCAAGAGGATCCCCCACTTCTCCGAGCTCCCTCTGGATGACCAGGTCATCCTGCTGCGTGCAG GATGGAATGAGCTTCTGATAGCTTCCTTCTCTCATCGCTCTGTTGGGGTGAAGGATGGTATTCTCTTGGCTACTGATCTGCATGTATCCAGAGAAACAGCTCACACTGCGGGGGTGGAGACCATCTTTGACAG GGAGAGTGCCCACAGTGCAGAAGTGGGAGCCATACTTGACCG TGTGCTGACAGAGTTAGTCAGTAAGATGCGAGATATGCAAATGGACAAAACTGAGCTTGGCTGTCTCCGGGCAATCGTCCTCTTTAACCCAG ATGCTAAAGGCCTGACCAGCACGAGTGAGGTTGAGCTCCTCAGGGAGAGGGTGTATGCATCACTAGAGGCCTACTGCAAGCAGAAGTACCCTGAGCAACAGGGCAG GTTTGCCAAGCTGCTGCTGCGACTGCCTGCCCTGCGCTCAATCGGCCTGAAGTGTCTGGAGCACCTGTTCTTCTTTAAGCTCATCGGGGACACCCCTATTGAAACTTTCCTCATGGAGATGCTGGAGGCCCCTCATCGGCTCCCGTAA